A portion of the Blastochloris tepida genome contains these proteins:
- a CDS encoding DNA replication/repair protein RecF: protein MMTLPESPWPSRRAARVRRLSLVNFRSWRRAVLDPGDAPVVLVGPNGAGKTNLIEAISFLAPGRGLRRATLEEVARDDDAAGSGYDHDGSGGNGGVSGEGGDPGNGSWAVSAEIEGHVGPVVLGTGINPSDPTAPVRSRDCRIDRVPVGSAAAFAEHLAIAWLIPQMDGLFLGPAAERRRFLDRLVLAVDPAHGARVNALERALRSRNRLLEQGGGDARWLDAVEHEVAEVAVAVAAARAETVRRLAAEILAGRDDAGPFPWAGLRIEGWLERAVGDTPALALEDLYRARLAEGRARDRAAGRTLDGPHRSDLVVIFGPKGVPADRASTGEQKALLVGLVLAHVRLVGAMTGMLPVLLLDEIAAHFDPDRRAALYDTLMRLGVQSWMTGTDLAAFAALGTRAVRFAVEPGRLTRLD, encoded by the coding sequence ATGATGACGTTACCCGAATCTCCCTGGCCTTCGCGCCGCGCCGCGCGGGTGCGGCGGCTGTCGCTGGTCAATTTCCGCTCCTGGCGGCGCGCGGTGCTCGATCCCGGCGACGCGCCGGTGGTGCTGGTCGGCCCCAATGGTGCGGGCAAGACCAACCTGATCGAGGCGATCTCGTTTCTCGCGCCCGGCCGCGGCCTGCGCCGCGCTACGCTGGAGGAGGTGGCCCGCGACGACGATGCCGCCGGTAGCGGTTACGATCATGACGGCAGCGGCGGTAACGGCGGCGTCTCGGGCGAGGGCGGCGACCCCGGCAACGGATCTTGGGCCGTGTCGGCCGAGATCGAGGGTCATGTCGGGCCGGTGGTGCTCGGCACCGGCATCAACCCGTCTGATCCGACCGCCCCGGTGCGCAGCCGCGATTGCCGGATCGACCGCGTGCCGGTCGGCTCCGCCGCGGCCTTCGCCGAGCATCTCGCCATCGCCTGGCTGATTCCGCAGATGGACGGGCTGTTCCTCGGCCCGGCCGCCGAGCGGCGCCGGTTTCTCGACCGGCTGGTGCTGGCGGTCGATCCCGCCCACGGCGCGCGCGTCAATGCGCTGGAGCGGGCGCTGCGCTCGCGCAACCGCCTGCTGGAGCAGGGGGGAGGGGACGCGCGCTGGCTCGATGCCGTCGAGCACGAGGTGGCCGAGGTGGCGGTGGCGGTGGCGGCGGCACGCGCCGAGACGGTGCGGCGGCTTGCCGCCGAGATCCTCGCCGGCCGCGACGATGCCGGGCCGTTTCCGTGGGCGGGCCTGCGCATCGAAGGCTGGCTGGAGCGGGCGGTGGGCGACACGCCGGCGCTGGCGCTGGAGGATCTCTACCGCGCCCGCCTCGCCGAGGGCCGCGCCCGCGACCGCGCCGCCGGCCGCACGCTGGACGGGCCGCACCGCTCCGACCTCGTGGTGATCTTCGGCCCCAAGGGGGTGCCGGCCGACCGCGCCTCGACCGGCGAGCAGAAGGCGCTGCTGGTCGGCCTCGTGCTGGCGCATGTGCGGCTGGTGGGGGCGATGACCGGCATGCTGCCGGTGCTGCTGCTCGACGAGATCGCCGCCCATTTCGACCCCGATCGCCGGGCCGCGCTCTATGACACGCTGATGCGGCTCGGCGTGCAGAGCTGGATGACCGGCACCGACCTTGCGGCCTTCGCGGCGCTGGGCACCCGCGCGGTGCGCTTCGCGGTCGAGCCCGGCCGGCTGACGCGGCTGGATTGA
- a CDS encoding DDE-type integrase/transposase/recombinase, giving the protein MEQRIRMLSDYDTGAWSVSELCRRYEVSRDTFYAWRARRASGAADWFVERSHAPLRCPHRTPAALAAEIVRLRRRFPYFGPRKLLARLQRDVPEVTWPAASTIGDIVKAAGLVAPVKRRRRPIDQARSFVAAVAPNDEWSADFKGWFRTRDGHRIDPLTLTDGVTRFLIEVRVAPPTAAGVRPVFAQAFREHGLPKAIRCDNGPPFGSTGAGGLTRLSVWWLKLGIEPHFIRPASPQENGRHERMHRTLKEQTTDPAAATAAEQQARFDAGRVPVDGVARRWCGAARERALHGAEASGRRGGHR; this is encoded by the coding sequence ATGGAGCAGCGGATCCGGATGCTGTCGGATTACGACACAGGGGCATGGAGCGTTTCGGAGCTCTGCCGGCGCTACGAGGTGAGCCGGGATACGTTCTACGCGTGGCGGGCGCGGCGGGCGAGCGGGGCTGCGGACTGGTTCGTGGAGCGGTCGCACGCGCCGCTGCGGTGTCCGCACCGCACCCCGGCGGCGCTGGCGGCGGAGATCGTGCGGCTTCGGCGGCGGTTTCCGTATTTCGGGCCGCGCAAGCTTCTGGCCCGGTTGCAGCGGGACGTTCCCGAGGTGACGTGGCCGGCGGCCTCGACGATCGGCGACATCGTGAAGGCGGCCGGGCTGGTCGCGCCGGTGAAGCGGCGGCGGCGTCCGATCGACCAGGCTCGCTCGTTCGTCGCGGCGGTGGCGCCGAACGACGAGTGGAGCGCGGATTTCAAGGGCTGGTTCCGCACGCGGGACGGGCACCGGATCGATCCTTTGACGCTGACCGACGGGGTCACGCGGTTCCTGATCGAGGTGCGGGTGGCGCCGCCGACCGCGGCGGGGGTTCGGCCGGTGTTCGCGCAGGCGTTCCGCGAGCACGGCCTGCCGAAGGCGATCCGCTGCGACAACGGGCCGCCGTTCGGCTCGACCGGTGCGGGCGGACTGACGCGGCTGTCGGTGTGGTGGCTCAAGCTCGGCATCGAGCCGCATTTCATTCGGCCGGCTTCGCCGCAGGAGAACGGCCGGCACGAGCGCATGCACCGGACGCTGAAGGAGCAGACGACGGATCCCGCGGCGGCGACGGCGGCCGAGCAGCAGGCGCGCTTCGATGCGGGTCGTGTCCCCGTTGATGGTGTAGCTCGGCGGTGGTGCGGAGCCGCCCGCGAGCGCGCCCTTCATGGCGCCGAAGCGAGCGGGCGGCGCGGCGGTCACCGGTGA
- the rpoH gene encoding RNA polymerase sigma factor RpoH has translation MAQLPLITAENGLARYLDEIRRFPMLEPQEEYMLAKRWREHGDSDAAHKLVTSHLRLVAKIAMGYRGYGLPISEVVSEGNVGLMQAVKRFEPEKGFRLATYAMWWIKAAIQEYILRSWSLVKMGTTAAQKKLFFNLRKAKSRISALDDGDLKPDQVKQIAKRLGVEEREVVEMNRRLVGDASLNAPLRDDGEGGSEWQDWLVDESANQEALLVESEEMDTRRAALKGAMDVLNPRERRIFEARRLSDDPITLEELAEEFGVSRERVRQIEVRAFEKVQEAVLARMRALEQAPALAMSP, from the coding sequence ATGGCCCAGTTGCCTCTGATCACTGCCGAAAATGGTCTTGCGCGCTATCTCGACGAGATCCGGCGCTTCCCCATGCTGGAGCCGCAGGAGGAATACATGCTCGCCAAGCGCTGGCGCGAGCATGGCGATTCGGACGCGGCTCACAAGCTCGTCACCAGCCACCTTCGCCTCGTCGCCAAGATCGCGATGGGCTATCGCGGCTATGGCCTGCCGATCTCGGAGGTCGTCTCCGAGGGCAATGTCGGCCTGATGCAGGCGGTGAAGCGCTTCGAGCCGGAGAAGGGCTTTCGGCTGGCCACCTACGCCATGTGGTGGATCAAGGCCGCGATTCAAGAGTACATCCTGCGCTCCTGGTCGCTGGTGAAGATGGGCACCACGGCGGCGCAGAAGAAGCTGTTCTTCAACCTGCGCAAGGCCAAGAGCCGCATCTCCGCGCTCGACGACGGCGACCTCAAGCCCGATCAGGTCAAGCAGATCGCCAAGCGGCTCGGCGTCGAGGAGCGCGAGGTGGTGGAGATGAACCGCCGCCTCGTCGGCGACGCCTCGCTGAACGCGCCGCTGCGCGACGATGGCGAGGGCGGCTCCGAGTGGCAGGACTGGCTGGTCGACGAGAGCGCCAACCAGGAAGCGCTGCTGGTCGAGAGCGAGGAGATGGACACCCGCCGCGCCGCGCTGAAGGGCGCCATGGACGTGCTGAACCCGCGCGAGCGCCGCATCTTCGAGGCGCGCCGGCTGTCGGACGATCCGATCACGCTCGAGGAGCTGGCCGAGGAGTTCGGCGTTTCCCGCGAGCGCGTCCGCCAGATCGAGGTGCGCGCCTTCGAGAAGGTGCAGGAGGCGGTGCTGGCGCGGATGCGCGCCCTGGAGCAGGCGCCCGCCTTGGCGATGTCGCCCTGA
- a CDS encoding RluA family pseudouridine synthase, with translation MNDTTTRPDEAARSELTVTEAEAGTRLDRLLADRLPAFSRSRLKALILAEAVTIDGRLVVDPGARVNSGAAIVLDVPPPEDPTPAPERIPLAIVHEDADLIVIDKPAGLVVHPAPGSPAGTLVNALIAHCGASLSGIGGVARPGIVHRLDKDTSGVMVVAKTDRAHRRLAAQFADHGRTGDLTRSYLAFVWGVPALPSGSVDAPLDRDPRNREKIAVRANGRWAVTHWRRIESYAGSDGRPVASLVECRLETGRTHQIRVHMAHIGHPLLGDAVYGAGFRTKAAQLPEAARSALDRLGRQALHAASLGFVHPSSQEFMEFASELPEDLAALRRSLAQTPARKLTKA, from the coding sequence ATGAACGACACGACGACCCGGCCGGACGAGGCCGCGCGCAGCGAACTGACCGTGACCGAGGCCGAGGCCGGCACCCGGCTCGACCGCCTGCTCGCCGACCGGCTTCCCGCCTTCAGCCGTTCGCGCCTGAAGGCGCTGATCCTGGCCGAGGCGGTGACCATCGACGGCCGATTGGTAGTGGACCCCGGCGCCAGGGTCAATTCTGGCGCCGCCATCGTTCTCGACGTGCCGCCGCCGGAGGATCCGACGCCGGCGCCCGAGCGGATTCCGCTCGCCATCGTCCATGAGGACGCCGACCTCATCGTCATCGACAAGCCGGCCGGCCTCGTGGTCCACCCGGCGCCGGGCAGCCCCGCCGGCACGCTGGTCAATGCGCTGATCGCCCATTGCGGCGCGAGCCTGTCGGGCATTGGCGGGGTGGCGCGGCCGGGCATCGTCCATCGCCTGGACAAAGACACCTCCGGGGTGATGGTGGTGGCCAAGACCGACCGCGCCCACCGCCGGCTCGCCGCCCAGTTCGCCGATCATGGCCGCACCGGCGATCTCACCCGCAGCTATCTCGCCTTCGTCTGGGGCGTGCCGGCCCTGCCCTCCGGCTCGGTGGATGCGCCGCTCGATCGCGACCCCAGGAACCGCGAGAAGATCGCCGTGCGCGCCAACGGGCGCTGGGCGGTGACCCATTGGCGGCGGATCGAGAGCTATGCCGGCAGCGACGGCCGGCCGGTGGCGAGCCTCGTCGAATGCCGGCTGGAGACCGGCCGCACCCATCAGATCCGGGTGCACATGGCCCATATCGGCCACCCGCTGCTGGGCGATGCGGTCTATGGCGCGGGCTTCCGCACCAAGGCCGCGCAGCTGCCGGAGGCGGCGCGCAGCGCGCTCGACCGGCTGGGCCGCCAAGCGCTTCACGCCGCAAGCTTAGGCTTTGTTCATCCTTCGAGCCAAGAATTCATGGAGTTCGCATCGGAACTGCCCGAAGACCTTGCCGCTTTGCGTAGGTCTCTCGCGCAAACTCCGGCGCGGAAACTGACGAAAGCGTAA
- a CDS encoding tyrosine-type recombinase/integrase has protein sequence MPRKLPPHVERNHVKGRTYLSFRRGKGPRIRLPADPTSEEFRVAYQAALAGETAPKTTANTGITPGTIAALIVSYMKSRAYTGLRPTTKAGYASRIETLRTDHGHRTVTGLTQERINNGILGPYADRPGAALSLLKMLRILIQHAMTLDDKNPCKLRFDPSAGIKRPKTKEIRAWTDSELAAFERRWPIGTKQRTAYALMLYVGVARVDVHRMTWRQVEEGGVGYTRHKTGVGVDVGLHSDLQAALAEWPRDHVTIINTEFAKPFTVDGFSRFMRDAIRAAGLPDDCKPHGLRKTLGRRMADAGCSAHEIMAALGHTTLAEAERYTREADRRRGGREAVLKLEAHKANKITQTTPSGLGKTAKNEGKST, from the coding sequence ATGCCGCGCAAGCTGCCGCCGCACGTTGAGCGGAACCACGTCAAGGGCCGCACCTATTTGTCCTTCAGGCGAGGCAAGGGGCCGCGCATCCGGTTGCCGGCCGACCCGACCTCAGAAGAGTTCCGCGTCGCCTATCAGGCGGCCCTCGCAGGCGAGACCGCGCCCAAGACGACGGCCAACACGGGAATTACCCCCGGCACCATTGCCGCGCTGATCGTCTCCTACATGAAAAGCCGCGCCTACACCGGCCTGCGGCCGACGACGAAGGCCGGCTATGCCAGCCGCATCGAGACGCTGCGCACCGACCACGGCCACCGCACCGTGACCGGCTTGACGCAAGAGCGCATCAACAACGGCATCCTCGGCCCTTACGCCGATCGGCCCGGCGCTGCGCTGTCGCTCCTCAAGATGCTGCGCATCCTGATCCAGCACGCGATGACGCTGGACGACAAGAACCCCTGCAAGCTGCGGTTCGATCCTTCGGCCGGCATCAAGCGGCCCAAGACCAAAGAAATCCGCGCCTGGACCGATTCGGAGCTTGCCGCTTTTGAGCGGCGGTGGCCGATCGGGACCAAGCAGCGCACCGCCTACGCCCTCATGCTCTATGTCGGCGTTGCGCGCGTCGACGTGCATCGGATGACGTGGCGCCAGGTCGAGGAAGGTGGTGTTGGCTATACCCGCCACAAGACCGGCGTCGGTGTCGACGTCGGTCTGCACAGCGATCTGCAGGCCGCTCTTGCCGAGTGGCCGCGCGATCACGTCACCATCATCAATACCGAGTTCGCCAAGCCATTCACGGTCGACGGCTTCTCCCGCTTCATGCGCGACGCGATCAGGGCGGCGGGCCTGCCGGATGACTGCAAGCCGCACGGCCTCCGCAAGACCCTCGGCCGCCGGATGGCGGACGCCGGGTGCTCCGCTCACGAGATCATGGCCGCGCTCGGCCACACCACCTTGGCCGAGGCCGAGCGCTACACCCGCGAGGCCGATCGGCGGCGGGGCGGACGCGAGGCCGTGCTGAAGCTGGAAGCACACAAGGCGAACAAGATTACCCAAACCACACCGAGCGGTTTGGGGAAAACGGCGAAAAATGAAGGGAAATCAACGTGA
- a CDS encoding helix-turn-helix transcriptional regulator codes for MSPNTFDEMVQDGRMPRPRRLSDRRKAWDVRSLDAAIDALPVDGEAPTIDDTWNDIDAAQAAAAR; via the coding sequence GTGTCCCCCAACACCTTTGACGAGATGGTGCAGGATGGGCGCATGCCGCGCCCGCGGCGTCTCAGCGACCGGCGCAAGGCCTGGGACGTTCGCTCCCTGGACGCCGCGATTGACGCCCTCCCGGTCGATGGCGAGGCGCCCACCATCGACGACACGTGGAATGACATCGATGCCGCGCAAGCTGCCGCCGCACGTTGA
- a CDS encoding transcriptional coactivator p15/PC4 family protein codes for MTFVIGEFRKNQTEVVRVTTSNFKGFDLVDVRVWVDGYGGVTRPTKQGISLRRELLPELQQAINAAINAPPCAYQLEAAE; via the coding sequence ATGACGTTCGTGATCGGCGAGTTCCGCAAGAACCAGACCGAGGTCGTCCGCGTGACGACCTCGAATTTCAAGGGCTTCGACTTGGTCGACGTCCGCGTCTGGGTCGATGGCTACGGCGGCGTCACGCGGCCGACCAAGCAGGGCATCTCGCTCCGCCGCGAGCTGCTCCCCGAGCTGCAGCAGGCGATCAACGCCGCGATCAACGCGCCGCCCTGCGCCTATCAGCTCGAGGCCGCCGAGTAG
- a CDS encoding transcriptional regulator: MLIMTPAQCRAARALIEWTQPRLAEAAKLGLSTVVDFEKSRRSVSEDAIAAIRLALEGAGIEFIPENGGGPGVRLQKPQ; the protein is encoded by the coding sequence ATGTTGATCATGACGCCTGCGCAATGTCGGGCCGCAAGAGCCCTGATCGAATGGACGCAGCCCCGCTTGGCGGAGGCTGCAAAACTTGGTTTATCTACGGTGGTGGATTTCGAGAAATCTCGCCGATCAGTTTCGGAGGATGCGATCGCGGCCATCCGTCTTGCTCTTGAAGGGGCCGGTATCGAATTCATCCCAGAAAACGGCGGGGGTCCAGGAGTGCGCCTACAAAAACCGCAGTGA
- a CDS encoding P-loop ATPase, Sll1717 family — protein MRLVEVETFGTVEADNDDLLLECFEDHEAYIAAKKHDKFLIVGRKGSGKTAIFRKLVSDKAYDYFCHGHSFSDYPWFHHDAQKKAGVPDAECFRYSWEYVMLISLARMILKDANDPWSEESLEAMVRLQDFVKDSYGTTEPELNRIFSPNTKLKLKPSLTAGLGPVSASIVAEQVEIPKLPLIVYEVNQALLETIIRCLNPNFNYHICFDELDRNFSLTEEIYRHRLSGLLIAARDFNRNLRRSGKNASVIIFLRDDILRYLKFEDKNKIVEDSAMMIEWDKRSTSRTLKGLMEKRFSKVLGIPDSLAWEEVFAEDQQMPGRQTKYQYILDRTFKRPRDIIKFTNEILRHYKQDGDQVGKFVNKNIISAREEYSKYMKKELVDEVHKHFPDEDFAFDVIRTIGNLSFTFNKFKESYDELKNLREVKTGHSIMLRELYNFSAIGFLKVGGSGGGSEWVWRYEDTEAEYDERATIFRVHSGLKEVLGLKQGRAIGANDAPVTAGDVDIETVEEA, from the coding sequence ATGAGGTTAGTCGAAGTAGAAACGTTTGGCACGGTGGAAGCCGACAATGATGACCTCCTTCTTGAATGCTTTGAGGATCATGAGGCATATATCGCAGCGAAAAAACACGACAAATTCTTGATTGTTGGCCGAAAGGGCTCAGGAAAGACGGCAATTTTCCGAAAACTTGTTTCAGATAAGGCCTACGATTATTTTTGTCATGGCCATTCTTTTTCTGACTATCCATGGTTTCATCACGATGCCCAAAAGAAGGCTGGCGTGCCCGATGCGGAATGCTTCCGGTATAGCTGGGAATACGTTATGTTAATTTCCCTTGCTCGGATGATTCTTAAAGATGCGAACGACCCATGGTCGGAAGAATCTCTTGAGGCGATGGTCAGACTGCAAGATTTTGTAAAAGATAGCTATGGAACTACAGAGCCTGAGCTAAATAGAATATTTTCACCTAATACAAAGCTAAAGCTAAAGCCATCCCTGACTGCGGGGTTGGGGCCTGTAAGCGCAAGCATTGTTGCGGAACAAGTTGAGATCCCAAAGCTTCCGTTGATAGTATATGAAGTTAATCAAGCATTGCTTGAGACTATAATAAGATGTCTAAATCCTAACTTTAACTATCACATTTGCTTCGACGAGCTTGACAGGAATTTTTCATTAACTGAAGAGATTTACCGGCATCGCTTGTCGGGGCTTTTGATTGCTGCGCGAGATTTCAATAGAAATCTCCGGAGATCTGGCAAAAATGCGTCCGTCATTATCTTTTTAAGAGATGATATTTTGAGATATTTAAAATTTGAGGACAAAAATAAAATTGTTGAGGATTCGGCTATGATGATTGAGTGGGATAAGCGTTCCACAAGTAGGACGCTTAAGGGATTAATGGAAAAAAGGTTTTCCAAGGTGCTGGGTATCCCGGATAGTCTTGCATGGGAGGAAGTTTTCGCCGAAGATCAGCAAATGCCAGGACGACAAACGAAATATCAGTACATACTAGACAGAACATTTAAGCGTCCTCGCGATATCATAAAGTTTACAAATGAAATACTTAGGCACTACAAGCAGGACGGCGATCAGGTGGGAAAATTTGTTAACAAAAATATCATTTCTGCAAGAGAGGAGTATTCAAAATATATGAAGAAAGAATTGGTTGATGAGGTGCATAAGCACTTTCCGGACGAGGATTTTGCATTTGATGTGATTAGGACGATCGGGAATCTTTCATTTACGTTTAACAAATTCAAGGAATCCTATGACGAGTTGAAAAATTTGCGGGAAGTAAAGACCGGACATTCAATTATGCTGCGTGAGTTATATAATTTTTCTGCCATCGGGTTTCTGAAAGTTGGCGGTTCGGGCGGTGGCTCAGAATGGGTATGGCGTTACGAAGACACTGAAGCTGAATATGACGAGAGAGCTACCATCTTCCGTGTTCATAGCGGTCTAAAAGAAGTACTCGGCCTCAAGCAAGGGCGAGCAATTGGAGCTAATGACGCTCCTGTAACGGCAGGCGATGTAGACATTGAAACAGTAGAAGAAGCTTGA
- a CDS encoding terminase gpA endonuclease subunit yields the protein MECAGACHFPADRDYAWFGELVAERAVRKYTRGVARLEWVKDAGVRNEGLDTRVYATAALHGLFAAGWRLTDLAARLKEAPMLSASTAEAAPQPAPAVIRSKFLS from the coding sequence ATGGAATGCGCCGGCGCCTGCCATTTCCCGGCCGATCGCGATTACGCCTGGTTCGGCGAGCTGGTGGCCGAGCGCGCCGTGCGCAAATACACCCGCGGCGTGGCGCGGCTGGAGTGGGTGAAGGATGCCGGCGTGCGCAACGAAGGGCTCGACACCCGCGTCTATGCCACCGCCGCGCTGCACGGGCTCTTTGCTGCCGGCTGGCGCCTCACCGACCTTGCCGCCCGCCTCAAAGAGGCGCCGATGCTTAGCGCCTCGACGGCGGAGGCGGCGCCGCAACCGGCGCCGGCGGTGATCCGGTCGAAGTTTTTATCTTAA
- a CDS encoding terminase large subunit, with product MIRFLENLTNTMGPAAGKPFLLRDWQKAIIRQIYDPVRDDGHRAVRQVLITMPRKNGKTELAAGLVLYHLLADGERNGQVYSAAADRAQAAIVFNAAASMVRADPELESMVNIIDSTKRIVHYASGSVYQALSADARTKHGFNASAIIYDELAQAPNRQLFDVLTTSTAARAQPLTIVISTTSSDPTHVMSELVEYGKKVRDGVIADPTFAPVIYQAPPEADPWDEAVWHACNPALGDFRSIDEMRTFAARAKRVPSLESVFRNLYLNQPVDADQRFLSSADWDAGAVPVDLEQLEGRPCFGGLDLSSTQDLTALVLVFPDDDTPPSYDVLAWFWSAGDTLRERGERDRVPYALWRDQGYLEAPPGRAIDKGAVVRRLAEVTSHFDVRGIAFDRWRIADLKKALADDGLEVPLIDWGQGFRDMAPAVDALETAVLTGRLRHGGHPVLRWNAANACITQDPAGSRKIDKARSTGRIDGLVALAMAIGLAERTSGPVRSPYEDREGGFLVL from the coding sequence GTGATCCGGTTCCTCGAGAACCTGACCAACACCATGGGGCCGGCCGCCGGCAAGCCGTTCCTGCTGCGCGACTGGCAGAAGGCGATCATTCGCCAGATCTACGATCCCGTGCGCGACGACGGCCACCGCGCGGTGCGCCAGGTGCTCATCACCATGCCGCGCAAGAACGGCAAGACCGAGCTGGCGGCCGGCCTCGTGCTCTATCACCTGCTCGCCGATGGCGAGCGGAACGGCCAAGTCTATTCGGCCGCCGCCGACCGCGCCCAGGCCGCCATCGTGTTCAACGCCGCCGCCTCCATGGTGCGCGCCGATCCCGAGCTGGAATCGATGGTCAACATCATCGATTCCACCAAGCGCATCGTCCATTACGCCTCAGGCAGCGTCTATCAGGCGCTCAGCGCCGACGCCCGCACCAAGCACGGCTTCAACGCCTCGGCGATCATCTATGACGAGCTCGCCCAGGCGCCGAACCGCCAGCTGTTCGACGTGCTGACCACCTCGACCGCCGCCCGCGCCCAGCCGCTGACCATCGTCATCTCGACGACCTCGAGCGACCCCACCCACGTGATGAGCGAGCTGGTCGAGTACGGCAAGAAGGTGCGCGACGGCGTGATCGCCGACCCCACATTCGCCCCCGTGATCTATCAGGCGCCGCCCGAGGCCGACCCGTGGGACGAGGCGGTGTGGCACGCCTGCAATCCCGCCCTCGGCGACTTCCGCTCGATCGACGAGATGCGCACCTTTGCCGCCCGCGCCAAGCGCGTGCCCTCGCTCGAGTCGGTGTTCCGCAATCTCTATCTCAACCAGCCGGTCGACGCCGATCAGCGCTTCCTGTCGTCCGCCGATTGGGACGCCGGCGCCGTCCCGGTCGACCTCGAGCAGCTTGAGGGCCGCCCGTGCTTCGGCGGGCTCGACCTGTCCTCCACGCAAGACCTCACCGCCCTGGTGCTGGTGTTCCCTGACGACGACACTCCGCCGTCCTATGACGTGCTCGCCTGGTTCTGGTCCGCCGGCGACACGCTGCGCGAGCGCGGCGAGCGCGACCGCGTGCCCTACGCGCTGTGGCGCGATCAGGGCTACCTCGAGGCGCCGCCCGGCCGGGCGATCGACAAGGGCGCCGTGGTGCGCCGCCTCGCCGAGGTGACCTCGCACTTCGACGTGCGGGGCATCGCCTTCGACCGCTGGCGCATCGCCGACCTCAAGAAGGCGCTGGCCGACGACGGCCTCGAGGTGCCGCTGATCGATTGGGGCCAGGGCTTCAGGGACATGGCGCCGGCAGTCGACGCGCTCGAGACCGCCGTGTTGACCGGCCGGCTGCGCCATGGCGGCCACCCGGTGCTGCGCTGGAACGCCGCCAACGCCTGCATCACCCAGGATCCGGCCGGCTCACGCAAGATCGACAAGGCCCGCAGCACCGGCCGCATCGACGGCCTGGTCGCCCTCGCCATGGCCATCGGCCTCGCAGAGCGCACCTCCGGCCCGGTGCGCAGCCCCTACGAGGACCGCGAAGGCGGGTTCCTGGTCCTGTGA
- a CDS encoding phage terminase small subunit P27 family, with translation MGARGPKPKPTTLRVLEGNPGRLPINHAEPQPTGEASCPDHLSDDAKTKWREIMESVPPGMITVADAGLLEAYCEAWATHKAASEEIAASRDLFGKTLLRNGKPSPLLKIRTEAAKTMATLATRLGLSPADRSGLKLGTPKAKGKWSDLIA, from the coding sequence ATGGGCGCGCGCGGGCCGAAGCCCAAGCCGACCACGCTCCGCGTGCTGGAGGGCAATCCCGGCCGCCTGCCGATCAACCACGCCGAGCCGCAGCCGACCGGCGAGGCGAGCTGCCCCGACCACCTCTCCGACGACGCCAAGACGAAGTGGCGCGAGATCATGGAGAGCGTGCCGCCGGGCATGATCACCGTCGCCGACGCCGGCCTGCTCGAGGCCTATTGCGAGGCCTGGGCCACCCACAAGGCCGCCTCCGAGGAGATCGCCGCCAGCCGCGACCTGTTCGGCAAGACGCTGCTGCGCAACGGCAAGCCCTCGCCGCTGCTCAAGATCCGGACCGAGGCCGCCAAGACCATGGCGACGCTCGCCACCCGCCTCGGCCTGTCGCCGGCCGACCGCAGCGGGCTCAAGCTCGGCACGCCGAAGGCGAAGGGCAAATGGTCCGATCTGATCGCGTGA
- a CDS encoding HNH endonuclease signature motif containing protein — protein sequence MAKDARPSARARGYTRKWEQARKAFLAAHPTCACGAPATIVDHKTPHRGDLKLFWSRSNWQPMCVPCHGRKTVRQDGGFGNARCEAWAPRGACDDTGRPLDRGHWWNGGR from the coding sequence ATGGCCAAGGACGCCCGCCCCTCCGCCCGCGCGCGCGGCTACACCCGCAAATGGGAACAGGCGCGCAAGGCGTTCCTGGCCGCGCACCCGACCTGCGCCTGCGGCGCGCCGGCCACCATCGTCGACCACAAGACGCCGCATCGCGGCGACCTCAAGCTGTTCTGGTCGCGCTCCAACTGGCAGCCGATGTGCGTGCCCTGCCACGGCCGCAAGACCGTGCGCCAGGATGGCGGCTTCGGCAACGCGCGCTGCGAGGCGTGGGCGCCGCGCGGCGCCTGCGACGACACCGGCCGGCCGCTCGACCGCGGCCACTGGTGGAACGGGGGACGCTGA